A window of Quercus robur chromosome 12, dhQueRobu3.1, whole genome shotgun sequence genomic DNA:
cgcCTTCAGGGAGGTTTGTGGTCTGGACGCCGAAACCGTAAATAGGTTCAAGGATAGGTTTCAGTTTCTGTCTAGGGTTCGTGTTCGTCTACCTAGGGAAGAAGATAGGGCCTGCCACTTTTTTCCAGGTGAAGTATGTTTTTACGAGTCAACTTTCACCTGCGGGCTTAGACTCCCCGTCCACCCGTTCCTGATGGAACTTCTAGCTCACTTTGGTATTGCTCCCGGGCAGCTCATGCCTAACTCGTGGAGGATCGTGATCaactgtatgcaaatatggttggccTCCAACGGGAATATGATCAGGATAGGTGAGCTCACCTACTTGTACCGTTTGAAAGAGTCCAAGGAGTGGGGGTATTATGAGTTAATCCCTTGGGAGAGAAAAACTAGGATCGTCAAGGGCTTGCCCTCGTCCTTCAGGTATTGGAAGTcgcgctttttctttgtgtttgggGACGACTTCGAGACTCAATCCAGCAGtgattggggtgatatcccgaggttgctccgtcggtggggaaccTCGACCTTAGGTGCGTCAGTATTTCTCCCCGTCGTTTAATTTTGCCACCTTTGAGGCTCTGGTCTTGCTAACttctttgattctttgtttGGTATAGTTAAGAGACAGCCTGAACTTAAGAGCCGGTATAAGGAATGCATCGAGACTGCGATCGGGTACGCTGAGACGATTGAGAGCTGGGATGAACTGGTTGACCCCCAGTCTCTTGCATTTTACAACCTTGGTCCTGATCCGTCTCCTTACGTTCTTCGTCAACTTGGTATTGAAGGCAAAAAAAGTAAGCATTATCCTCGTCAGTGCTGATTCTTCTTATGCGCACTTAAGCATTCTTGATAGGCGTTTTCTTCTTGCAGAGATGACGACAAAATTTAACAAGGACATGTACGCGAAGATGAGATCGAAGAAGGACGAACCGCTGTCCAATCTGGGGAAGAAGACTGTGCGTGTGACCGGGAAGGGTCCTGCTCCCATTCCCCTTAATATCATTCCTTCCATAGCTTCTGAAACGACGAGGACTGCCTCCCCGACCGCTTCAATAGAGGAGATTCCTACTCCCGGCTCCAAAAGGCCGCGTGTGGCTGGCAAaaggaaggagaaggagaaggctGATACTCGTTCATCCACAATATAGGATGACGAGACGTTGGCCGTAGACAGGGCTCACGAGGTTGTCACTCCAGCGGACTTGAGGGCTCTTTCTGACATGTCTTTAAACGATGTTGCCTCTCGTCATGTTCACAAACTCGTCCAGGTACGGAGTTCTTccttctacattttttttttttttttttttttttttttactgacgACTTCATAATTTCCTCCAGGTGTTGGGAGAGAGCCTCCATATTACCACTGAATATCTCACTCAAGAGGCCAAGGTGGCGTCTCTGACAACCCGGATGGAGGCCTTGGAGAAAGAGAACTCTGACTTGAAGACGAACCTGATCACCTCCATGGACGAGGCAACTTCATTGAAGGAGAAGGTCAAAGTGCTGGAGGACGACCTCAGGGTTGAGCGCGGGTTGACTCATGAGAAGGACGAGCAGCTTCTTGCAGCCAAAGAGAAACTTGTAACCATCGCTGCCCGATCCGTGGAGGATTTCTAGACCACTGACGAGTACAATACTATGCTCTTCAGTTGGTATTTCAAAGGTTTTAAGCTTCTCCGGAGGTATCTGATCAAGCATCCATCTGGAGTCAACATGGAGAGCCTGGATTTGGAAGAGGTGGACAAGGAGATGGCTCTAGATGAAGCGGCTCAGTCTTTTGCCCCGGGTGATGATGCGCCTGAACCTGCTGCTGACGTACCGGCCAGTGAAGACACTGCTGATGCCTGATTTAaatacttagaaaatttttccttttgttttatggTGGGTGCCCGtcttgttttgggccttttctttttgtaaatctaatttgaaaacaatcaattttattttgaaaacaatgatagTGGCCCAGTGGTTATGGGCTTGAATGAAGCATACTTACTTTTCCTCCAGATGTTTTAGTTGATTTACATTCGTCTACACTTTTGTACCTTGTTAATCGGTTGTTGCATCCCGTTTTGATTTGATGTATGGCTCTCTTTTCTCCGTCAAATAGACTCCTGCCATTTGCACTTGCCAAGGGGGTTCTGCCTGGGTGGCTTATGTCCGTCCAGGCAGACTCTTGTCacttagtctttttttttttttttttttttttttttttttttttgtacattatcgtcagtaacttacatccgtcaaggcggaatcttgttacttaatcTTTTAAACCTCCTAGGatggtcgtcagtaacttacatccgttaaggcggaatcttgttacttagtcttttaaaCCTCCTAGGatggtcgtcagtaacttacatccgtcaaggcggaatcttgttacttagtcttttaaaCCTCCTAGTATGGTCGTCAGTaatttacatccgtcaaggcgaaatcttgttacttagtcttttaaaCCTCCCAGGatggtcgtcagtaacttacatccgtcaaggcggaatcttgttacttagtgatTTATAGGCCTTATGATTGACCAGTACTGCCTGCACAAAGACATCAGAGGAATAATTCTTTCATTAATTTCAAGAACGAATGCATTCGTCTATTACATTTACTCATGGTAtttctttaaatgctcaatgtttCATGGCCGAGGGAGCTTTTGTCTGTCCATAGTTTCTAGATGGTAACTTCCTTGTCTAGAGTAGTGAATGACGCGGTAAGGCCCTTCCCACGTAGGGCCCAATTTTCCTTGagtagggtctttagttgctgtAGTGATTTTGCGAAGGACGAGGTCCCCTATGTCCAGTCGCCTGAGTTTAACCCTCTTGTTGTAGTACTCGGTCATCTTTTTTTGATACTTTGTCATTCTACTGGTTGCATTATCTCTTACTTCATCCAGGCAGTCCAGGTTGAGCCGCAGTTCATCGTCATTGAGTCCTTCTCTAAAAGTTCCTCGTCTGATGCTTGTTACTCCAACCTCTACTGGGATTACTGCCTCTGTGCcataggtaagcctgaagggtgtctctcctgtcgaGCATCTGGCTGTGGTCCTGTAAGCCCACAGGACACTAGGTAGTTCTTCTGGCCAGGCACCTTTTGCTTCGTCCAGCTTggttttgataatcttgagcagcgTCCTGTTCGTCACTTCCGTCTGTCCGTTTGCCTGGGGATGTCTCAGGGAtgagaactgattcttgatTCCAAGGTCTGAGTAGAATTCTCTGAAGCCTTggttgtcgaactgcctcccattATCAGATATGATCATCAAgggaatcccgaacctgcagattatgtttttccacacaaagctCCGGATCCGAGCCTCAGTGATCGTTGCTAAggcctctgcttcaacccattttgtgaaatagtcaatagcaACTAGAAGCAAtttttacctgacctttaccttggggcagaggaccgacgatatcgattccccattgtgcgaatggccatgggGAAGCTATAGTCATCATTTTCTTTGCTGGAAGCCGTTGCACATTCCCGTATCGCTGGCATTTGTCGCACCTTCTGACGAGATCAGCGGCGTCCacctgcatggttggccaaaaatACCCTACTCTTATCACCTTGTTGACCAGGGATCTAGAGTCGACATGGTCGCTACAGATTCCACCGTGTACTTCCTCCAGGATGTATTTGGCCTTTTCTTCGTCGACGCACTTCAAGTAaggcatagagaagcctctcttgtacaagaCGTCATTCAGGATCGTGAATCTGGCTGCTTTCTTCTTGACCTTTCTGGCTTCTTTTGTGTTTTGAGGGAGGTGCCCGTCCTGGAGGAAAGATATTATGGGCGTCATCCAGGTGTCTGTGCTCTGGAGGGTGAACACTGCAACCTCTTCAATACTAGGGCGTTTTTGGACCTCTATTGCCAAGTCCATGGTCGTCCTCCCTTCTTCTGATGATGCTAGTTTTGACACTTCGTCAGCCCCCATATTCTGGCTTTTTGGGATCTGTACGAACTCCACTGTATCGAACTCCTGAGTTAGTTGTCTCCTCAGTTTTAGGTATTTTTGCATCTTTTCTTCCTTTGCCTCGTACTCTCCCCTGATCTGTCCGATTACCAGCTTTGAATCACTCTGGATCAACAAGTTTTTGGCATCAAGAGCTTTCCCAAGCCTCAAGCCCGTCAGTATTCCttcatactcggcttcattaTTCGTGGCTGGGAACTTTAGTTGGACCCCATATTTCATCACTTCTCCGTCGGGGGTGGTTATGACGACCCTTACTCCTCCCTTCTTTTTGGCTGACGAACCATCTGTATGTATTGTCCATTTATCAACTCCGTCAGGAATTCCATCTTCATTTGGGAGAGTGAATTCAGCGATGAAGTCGGCCAGAGCTTGCGCCTTGATAGCAGTTCTtggatggtactcgatgtcaaattgaCTAAGTTCAATTGCCCACTAGACCATTCTCCCTGCTGCTTCTggtttgttcattgatttcttgattGGTTGATCCGTCATCACAAGGATAGGATTTGACTGGAAATATTGCCTGACCTTGCGTGAGGCTACTATTAGTGCAAACGCAATCTTTTCGATCCTTGGGTATCTGAACTCAGCTCCTTGGAAGGCTTGGCTGATGTAGTAGACCGGGAGTtgcttcttgccttcttctttaaTCAAAGCTGCACTCACTGCCAAGGCTGACATCGCCAGGTACAGGTATAGGTTTTCTCCTTCTTTGGACGGGCTTAGAAGAGGCGGGTTGCTCAGATATTGCTTCAGTTCTTGGAAAGCCGCTTCGCACTCGTCAGTCCAAGCAAAGGCCGGCTTCAAGGTCTTAAAGAAGGGCAGGCATTTGTCTGTGGCcctagagacgaacctgtttaaaGCCGCTATCCTTCCGGTGAGTTTTTGAACTTCCTTGATGGTCCTGGGGGACGTCATGTTGATGATGGCTTGCACtttttctgggtttgcttctattcctctttgggacaccatgaatctcAGGAATTTTCCCGAAGCAACCCCAAAGATACACTTACTTGGATTCAATCTCATCTGGTGTGCTTTGAGGGTTGTAAATGTCTCCTTCAGGTCGTCCAGGTGTGCGAGCTCTTCtttgctcttgacgagcatatcgtccacGTACACTTCCATGTTCCTGCCAATTTGTTggctgaacattttgttcaccaaCCTCTGGTACGtagccccggcattcttcagccCAAATGGCATCACCCTGTAACAGTAGAGTCCTTGGCTTGTGATGAAGGCGGTCTTTTCCTGGTCTTCTTCCGCCATCCGTATCTGGTTGTAtcctgagaaggcgtccatgaatgTCAGTAATTTGTGTTCGGCTGTGGAGTCCACGAGCTGGTCTATCCTGGGTAGggggaagctgtcctttgggcatgccttgttcaggtcggtgaagtctacgcacatcctccatttcccgtttgctttcttcacCAAGACTACATTTGCCAACCATTTAGGATAATACACCTCCCGGATGAACCCTGCCGTCAGGAGTTTGGTAACTTCCTCTGCACCTGCCTGGTCTCGTTTCGTCGTTGCTGGACGGGTTTCCATTCTGGGtccacattcaacttatgctgGATGACTTCTGGGGATATGCCCGGCATGTCTtcgtgactccatgcaaagacgTCTAGATTCTCTTTCAGGAACTTTATAAGTTTTGTTCTCATCTCGGGGCTCAACGTCGTTCCTATCTTGGTCGTCTTGTTCGCCTCTCCTTTTACCAACTCCACCGTCTCCAGGGCCTCTATCCTGTCTTCTTCCTTCTACTCAATCATCCAAGAATGGTTCTCCTTCCCAACCAGGACGGCTTGGTAGCATTCTCTTGCCAGGACTTGATCTCCTTTCACTTCACCGACACCATTAtctgttgggaattttaccttcaaacagtaAGTTGACGTTGCCGCCTTCCACTTATTGAGAGTGGGTCTTCCAACgatgacattgtaggatgaGGGACAATCCACCACCAGGAAATCTACTTGTCGAGTCAACTGCACTGGGTAGGTCCCCGCCGTCACCGTCAATGTCACTATACCCCGGGGGTAGACCCTGTCTCCACTGAAGCTGACGAGTGGAGAATCAAAAAGGCGTAGTCTTTTTGGATCTAGTCTCAGCTGTTGGAAGGctgggaggtagatgatgtcCGCAGAGCTGCCATTATCGACGAGGATCCTTTtggtattgaacccttctatatttAACATTATGACCAAGGGATCATTGTGGGGTTGCTTTACTCCCATGGCATCTCCCTCATTGAAAGACATGTCTTCGTATGTTCGTCGGTGCTTGGAAGGGGGTACGGTGTGGACGCTGTTAACTTGTCTCTGGTATGCCTTTTTAAGTGACTTAAACGACTCTCTTGAGAACGGCCCTCCTGTGATCGTGTTGATCTCCTCGATCACTTTGTTTGGAGGATGGGACGGACGATCGTCATCCCGGGAGAACGATTCGTGCTGGGTTTTGTCATCGTTTATGGACTTGCTGTATTCTCCTTTCTTCACGTATTTCTGTAACTTCCCTTTCCGTATTAACTCCTCTATCTGCTCCTTCAGGTCCCTGCAATCTTCGGTGTTGTGGCCGTGATCCTTATGGAACCAGCAGTACTTGTTCTTGTCGCAGACATTAGGGGATGAGTGCAATGGTCTaggccatttgagataatgctcgtccttgatctgcatgaAAATCTTGTCAACAGGCATGACCAGAGGAGTAAATCTTGCCGTCCGAGgatttttattatctttcctCTTATTCCCGTCGTTGTTCCGACGATCTGGTCGATCTCTCTTGTGCCCCCGACGATCGTCTTCCCTCCTTGCCTTGTTGCCTGGCTTCTCGGTATCCTTTATGGCAGCTAAAGCgtcttcagcattcatgtatTTCTGTGCCTTTAGGAGCATTTCTGCCATCGTCTTTGGTGGATTCTTAGCGAGGGAGGCCACGAGATCTCTAGACCTCAGCCCTGCTTTGAAGGTCGTCAGCTGCACCTTGTCATCGGCTTCATCCACCTCCAAAGTCTCCCGGGTGAATCGTTTGACATATGACCTTAGagtttccttctctccctgCTTCACGGTAAGTAAGTAGTCTACCGGCTTTTTTGGACGTTGCCCCCCTATGAAATGGCGTAAGAAGGCGCTGCTTAATTGCTCGAAGTTGTCTATGGACGAGGTCCGCAACTTTGTGAACCAttctcttgcagctcctttgagagtggttGGGAAGGAGCGACACAgtatctcgtcaggtggttgttgaagacccagagtcgtcttaaaggtattaagatgatcctgAGGGTCCTTGAGTCCGTCGAATGGCTCTAGTTGAGGTAAACGGAATTTTGACGGTACGGGGCATTCAAGCACCGCTGCGGTGAAGGGTGAATCCGTAACCCTTACCATTTTGTCCACACTCCGGTCCGTTTTTTCTTTGATGGCACTccttagttcgtccatctctttcctcatttctcgaAGAAGATCTGAATTCTATTCGTCCGGGGTAGCTGGCTTTTGGGGGGTACCTCTCCTGTGGCTATCCCCTTCTCCCTCCAGGTTACCCTTGGACCGGCTTTCGTCCTATTGGGCCTGCTGAACCTGCTGGAGTCATAACTTCATCTCCTGGTTTTGTTTGGTAagttcttcaatggtggctgtaagggcttgaacttgctgggccaaggctgctgaatctgggttggattccatctggatATAGAGAATTAATGGAAACTACGTTTTCGAATATGAATCTGAAAACtcgttccccacagacggcgtcAAACTGATGGACACAAACTCGTCAGTAAGAGTGGGCAGATGGAAGCCCTTGTGGTGTGCGAAGGTTTGCTCGATgagggtcaccggtgtggtgcctgccacaacgtctccgatgTCAAAGTTAGGATAATGATCAAACAAAGTAAAGAATCAGAATGTACTCTCAAAGTGTCAGTGTATATATCGTACCTTCTGTTGACTGTGTGAGAGCTTTATACCTGCGGCCTTAGGGGCTAGCCGTTGGGGTTGTTAATGCTTTCTCAAGTAACGCCCCTGGTccagtaatgagacttttaagaggCTCCCAACGGTCTGCTTGGTTGATTTCGTAACTGCTCAGATCattgattgactgcattgaatgACTCCCtaccttcgtcagtgatgataGCTTTCTTTGTTGTTCCCGATGACTTCGTCAAGGATGCTTCCTTCGTCATTAATGTTATCTTCGTCCGTGGGATGTAGCACCGTCATTCCCATCACTCTGTATTTTGCTGATGGAAAGGCACATAAAAAATGTATATGCTATTGTGTGGTTAATACTTAATGTTactggttatatatatatatatataaagttgaTGCAGAGTTTCTTCGTTGGGTATCGATAATCCACGAGAAAAGTTATATAGCCTCAGCCTCATCCTGGCACACACAGCATCTACAACAGTCAAAACGACACGTTACAATCATAAATCCAAAGGAGAAAAAAAGGTCAGTCGGAAGTATTCATGGCCTAACAACAACATGCATTGGATTTGAAAAGGAAATGATATAGCCTATAGGAAGCaaattcaatcattttatgCTATAAAACTATTATTTCCTATAGAGGGTTTGAATTCAAGCATTTTACTTTTCTGTTTCGGTGACTGATAAATTGAATCTCCTCGATCTACCAGGTAGAGGAGGCTATTTAATAAAGGTTGCCACTTTTTTTTAGTAGGAAAAAGGGTGCCACCTTTGTTCAATGTTATCATCTAGCTAGCCAACTAAAATTATTTGAAGCATGACCCACCTAATAAGAAGTCATTCAATGTAAATGTGACGTGGTTGCACATGTCTTAGAATACATTACATTCATTTTTCAAACaagtgttttgtaaaataatggCATATGTCATAAATATTGTTGTTAAACATTTCCTTTAAACCGGCCTTCTCTTATATTTTCATTATCTTGTACTTGTAGCATCCATACTTATAACATGGACAAAACGTCTAAATTAAGTGAATTTAAAACTTAGAGGACtaaattgaacaaaagtaaagttagaggattgaaataaatttcaatcaaacttaaatgatgcaatttgcattttagtctTATCTCTATTATTATTGTTACTATAATTTTGCTAGGTCATGTTAACTAATGTTCTTAGagaaattgttaataaacaattttaggaaatttttgacatcatttttatagaaaatataacaaaatttcaaaaaaaaaaaaaattcccttttcttttcttataaaacatttctaaaaatattttatttactaaGGCCATCTATTCATCCATCAATGAAGGATACATGCATAGTGATCATGCTTGTTgaagggagggagagagaaagagagagtattttatgtaaattagtagaataaataataaatataaacacaatgataataaaaactatatttttgtgccataaataaataactatcataatttttttttttgagaaacaaacacacacacacaagggaaaggaaaagaagTTTTAATACAAAGACATACCACAACTCCactcttaaattatatatttagagaaaaaagaagaagaagataatatcatatttgattaaaattctATCCCTAATATTAGTAGTGAATGAGGTGGATGATAATTAAAGCGTCTTCGATGGATGCATAACTATGACTTATTTGGAGTTTCTACTATTCTAAACGATAACTTAGATCGCcccttatcttctttttttatagtgaaaaaaaatcaaagattaccTTATGTATGAGAAGGCATCTTAAATTTCTGACATATCTATCATTAGCAAATTGATTAGTAAATTTGTAAGAGCAAGCAATAACTTCCAAGATCCACATAAAATCCGAAATCTGTCCATTTCCAATTTCCATAATGGGCATATCTCTATtggaaacaaattaaattaaataccccaaatatatatatgtatatttgtttatttctaaAATAAGGGCCAAAAAATCACGTGTTTCACTCACCCACCACGCCTCACTCACTGAGGGTCATTTTGGTCAATGTAAATAACAAAGCACGCTCCTCAGGTTCAGCTAacgcttttctctctcttttttttttttttttaatcacttatTTCAAACACAGCGCGCGAAATAACCCTCAATCTCCCGCGTCTTTCCGAccacttcttctctctctattccCCTTTTATTTCTTGCCCcatttctcactctctctctctctctctctctctcacacacacacacacacaaatatcttcttttcagttttcacaatGCAACACCAAAACCAACCACATTTCTCCGCCGATGCTCCCACCACTCCCTGCGCCGGACCTACCGTTACATTCTCCTCCGCTGCTGCCGATCATAAACGTGGCAAGAAGCGTGGGAGTTACAACTGTGGCCGCTGTGGTCTTCCTAAGAAGGGCCACAACTGCCACACCAGcataaccaccaccaccaccaccgacACTACCACAGCCACCACTACTTCTAGTCCTATTATCAACACTCCAACTTCTCGTGCCGATTCCTCCGCCTCTCTCTCCTCCACGCGTCCTCCGCCACCGCGTCAGCCCTACACGCACTTCCGTCGCGCCCTCTCTTTCGACGACGACGTCCGCGCCGGCTTCCCCGAGCCGGAGCCTGAGGTCGAGGAAGAGGAGCAGGAGGAGGAGGACTTCGG
This region includes:
- the LOC126710137 gene encoding uncharacterized protein LOC126710137 translates to MDAFSGYNQIRMAEEDQEKTAFITSQGLYCYRVMPFGLKNAGATYQRLVNKMFSQQIGRNMEVYVDDMLVKSKEELAHLDDLKETFTTLKAHQMRLNPSKCIFGVASGKFLRFMVSQRGIEANPEKVQAIINMTSPRTIKEVQKLTGRIAALNRFVSRATDKCLPFFKTLKPAFAWTDECEAAFQELKQYLSNPPLLSPSKEGENLYLYLAMSALAVSAALIKEEGKKQLPVYYISQAFQGAEFRYPRIEKIAFALIVASRKVSQFDIEYHPRTAIKAQALADFIAEFTLPNEDGIPDGVDKWTIHTDGSSAKKKGGVRVVITTPDGEVMKYGVQLKFPATNNEAEYEGILTGLRLGKALDAKNLLIQSDSKLVIGQIRGEYEAKEEKMQKYLKLRRQLTQEFDTVEFVQIPKSQNMGADEVSKLASSEEGRTTMDLAIEVQKRPSIEEVAVFTLQSTDTWMTPIISFLQDGHLPQNTKEARKVKKKAARFTILNDVLYKRGFSMPYLKCVDEEKAKYILEEVHGGICSDHVDSRSLVNKVIRVGYFWPTMQVDAADLVRRFGIPLMIISDNGRQFDNQGFREFYSDLGIKNQFSSLRHPQANGQTEVTNRTLLKIIKTKLDEAKGAWPEELPSVLWAYRTTARCSTGETPFRLTYGTEAVIPVEVGVTSIRRGTFREGLNDDELRLNLDCLDEVRDNATSRMTKYQKKMTEYYNKRVKLRRLDIGDLVLRKITTATKDPTQGKLGPTWEGPYRVIHYSRQGSYHLETMDRQKLPRP
- the LOC126710138 gene encoding uncharacterized protein LOC126710138; translation: MAEMLLKAQKYMNAEDALAAIKDTEKPGNKARREDDRRGHKRDRPDRRNNDGNKRKDNKNPRTARFTPLVMPVDKIFMQIKDEHYLKWPRPLHSSPNVCDKNKYCWFHKDHGHNTEDCRDLKEQIEELIRKGKLQKYVKKGEYSKSINDDKTQHESFSRDDDRPSHPPNKVIEEINTITGGPFSRESFKSLKKAYQRQVNSVHTVPPSKHRRTYEDMSFNEGDAMGVKQPHNDPLVIMLNIEGFNTKRILVDNGSSADIIYLPAFQQLRLDPKRLRLFDSPLVSFSGDRVYPRGIVTLTVTAGTYPVQLTRQVDFLVVDCPSSYNVIVGRPTLNKWKAATSTYCLKVKFPTDNGVGEVKGDQVLARECYQAVLVGKENHSWMIE